The DNA window TACGTTCGCCTGATTCAACGGGCATATGGAAGCCATGTTCTTCATGACCGGCTCTGTTACCCGGCATGAGTGTTCCAGGGAGGTGCTTTATGGTTCGATTGATGACAGTTGTGAGTGTGTTCTGTATGGCGCTCTGTCTCATGGGTATGCCCGGTGCTGCCGAAATGGTGACGACACGCTGGGGAGGCGACGCGGCAGCAGTGTATGAAGAGGGCTTCATGCACATGCTCATGAAACATCAGGGCGGCGGAGTGAGCCTGTTCAACATGGATCTCGTCGAGAATGATGCCCCCGGCGCCGGGTTCAGCGAAAAAGGAGTGAGCAATGACTCCATCTGGGGAAAAAACCGCGCCCGGAAGATTTTCAATCTCGATGACCCGCGCGCCCACGGCGCATGGCTCGTAATCTATGTAAGCCGTCAGGGGAAAACCCCGCTCAGGTTTACGGTGAACGGCAGGCAGGGACAGTTCGACAACTGGGACCCCCGTACAAGCCATGAGAATTACCGCTGGACACGGTTTCCCGTGGATGCGCTCAAGAAAGGCCGCAACGTAGTCGATTTCTTCTGCCCCGAAGCTGCCGCCGAGGAAGAAGGGTGGTCGATCCAGATAGCGCGCGCCGATGAGTTCGAAGCAGGCGGCGGCGACCCGGCCAATGTCGGCAAGACGTCGTTCAAATCTGCCGATGGCGGCGAATCATGGAAGGAAAGCCCCTTCGGGCCGCTCGGTCAGACACGAGCAGAGTATACCATCCGGATCAGCCTCGACCGGTTCGTGAAAACGGGCTGGCTTGCATCGCCGGTCATCGACCTGTGGAAAGGCGATTCCGGCGAGCTCATCGTTCCTCTCCGCACGCTCAAGAAAACACGGATTGCCATTCAGTCCGCTGTGCCGGCCGGCAGTTCCATCGAATACTACATGCGCCGCGGAACCGCTCCGGGGCCTTCTTCGGATGCATGGGAACCATACGAGCTTATCGGAACCGGCGCTTCGGTGAATGCCGAGTTTGCCGAAGCCGATATCAACAGACGGTACATTCAGCTCCGCGCCGTACTCAAAACGGACAATCCGCTCGAAAGCCCCGTTGTACGGTCGATGAAAGTCGATGCCGAGCTTCTCGAGCTCGTCCCGCTCCACAAGAATCTCTATATCCTCGACTGCTGCAATCCCCCTGTTCAATACTCCTCGATCGACTG is part of the bacterium genome and encodes:
- a CDS encoding transglutaminase-like domain-containing protein gives rise to the protein MVRLMTVVSVFCMALCLMGMPGAAEMVTTRWGGDAAAVYEEGFMHMLMKHQGGGVSLFNMDLVENDAPGAGFSEKGVSNDSIWGKNRARKIFNLDDPRAHGAWLVIYVSRQGKTPLRFTVNGRQGQFDNWDPRTSHENYRWTRFPVDALKKGRNVVDFFCPEAAAEEEGWSIQIARADEFEAGGGDPANVGKTSFKSADGGESWKESPFGPLGQTRAEYTIRISLDRFVKTGWLASPVIDLWKGDSGELIVPLRTLKKTRIAIQSAVPAGSSIEYYMRRGTAPGPSSDAWEPYELIGTGASVNAEFAEADINRRYIQLRAVLKTDNPLESPVVRSMKVDAELLELVPLHKNLYILDCCNPPVQYSSIDWEWEKWDRPEFAELKARENLDELVDGSRTEFNAQVRLLDHVTKRWRHGSPQPEYPGWDAKSILDRIDKNGGGGMCIQFNNALGGLCMAYGWQARLVNCIGHEIIEVWNDEFAKWIFLDADYTDHYNYDITNGEPQSMLDLHRKFLDYYFPDRPIDWMTDTINWMPLRENDPPPVKRGSLTNHKNVQLSGFINAAFMRVVPRNNWYEKPYPRPLNHGLTQWPWDGYVNWYDDRTPPKRQYSWFTDRPRDLWPDLNTVHIDATSSFGSDRLFLRFETYTPNFSHFEVNADDTGWKKVGTDRWVWFLQSGRNTLRVRAVSKAGVCGKPSEIVLNHADSYLGAFMDE